One genomic segment of Vagococcus intermedius includes these proteins:
- the rpmD gene encoding 50S ribosomal protein L30 — MADLKVTLKRSVIGRPQNQKDTVKALGLKKINSSVVKPDNVAIKGMINTVSHLVDVEEV; from the coding sequence ATGGCTGATTTAAAAGTTACTCTAAAAAGAAGCGTTATCGGACGTCCTCAAAACCAAAAAGATACAGTTAAAGCTCTTGGTTTGAAAAAAATCAACAGCTCTGTTGTAAAACCTGATAATGTTGCCATTAAAGGTATGATCAACACTGTTTCACATTTAGTGGACGTAGAAGAAGTATAA
- the rpsQ gene encoding 30S ribosomal protein S17, translated as MTQDQERNQRKVYQGRVVSDKMDKTIVVVVETRNAHKKYGKRVKYSKKYKAHDENNVAKTGDIVKIMETRPLSATKRFRLLEVVEEAVII; from the coding sequence ATGACTCAAGATCAAGAGAGAAATCAACGTAAAGTTTACCAAGGACGCGTTGTTTCAGACAAAATGGATAAAACTATCGTTGTTGTTGTAGAAACTCGTAACGCTCATAAAAAATACGGTAAACGTGTTAAATATTCTAAAAAATACAAAGCACATGATGAGAACAATGTTGCCAAAACAGGAGACATCGTGAAAATTATGGAAACTCGTCCATTATCCGCTACAAAACGTTTCCGTTTATTAGAGGTCGTTGAAGAAGCAGTTATTATCTAA
- the rplB gene encoding 50S ribosomal protein L2 → MGIKKYKPTTNGRRNMTSSDFAEITTSTPEKTLLQPMKNNAGRNNMGRITVRHQGGGHKRQYRVIDFKRNKDNVVGLVKTIEYDPNRSANIALLHYTDGVKTYILAPKGLEVGMQVVSGDNVDIKVGNALPLANIPVGTVVHNIEMKPGKGGQLIRSAGTKAQVLGKEGKYVLVRLNSGEVRMILATCRATIGSVGNEQHELINIGKAGRSRWMRKRPTVRGSVMNPNDHPHGGGEGKAPIGRPSPVTPWGKPTLGYKTRNKKAASDKLIVRRRKTK, encoded by the coding sequence GTGGGAATTAAAAAGTATAAACCGACCACTAACGGACGTCGTAATATGACAAGTTCTGATTTCGCTGAAATCACAACGTCAACACCTGAAAAAACTTTATTACAACCAATGAAAAACAACGCTGGACGTAATAACATGGGTCGTATTACTGTACGTCATCAAGGTGGCGGACACAAACGTCAATACCGTGTGATTGACTTCAAACGTAACAAAGACAACGTTGTAGGTCTTGTTAAAACGATCGAGTACGATCCAAACAGATCAGCAAACATTGCTTTATTACATTACACAGATGGTGTGAAAACATACATCTTAGCACCAAAAGGATTAGAAGTTGGAATGCAAGTAGTATCTGGTGATAATGTTGATATTAAAGTAGGTAACGCGTTACCACTTGCCAACATCCCAGTAGGTACTGTTGTACACAACATCGAAATGAAACCAGGTAAAGGCGGACAATTAATCCGTTCTGCTGGTACTAAAGCGCAAGTTTTAGGTAAAGAAGGAAAATACGTTTTAGTTCGCTTAAATTCAGGTGAAGTACGTATGATCTTAGCAACTTGCCGTGCTACAATCGGTTCAGTTGGTAACGAACAACATGAGTTGATCAATATTGGTAAAGCCGGCCGTAGCCGTTGGATGCGTAAACGTCCAACTGTACGTGGTAGCGTAATGAACCCTAACGATCACCCACACGGTGGTGGTGAAGGTAAAGCACCAATCGGACGTCCAAGCCCAGTTACACCTTGGGGTAAACCAACACTTGGTTACAAAACTCGTAATAAAAAAGCTGCATCTGACAAACTTATTGTTAGACGTCGTAAAACAAAATAA
- the rpsC gene encoding 30S ribosomal protein S3: MGQKINPTGLRVGVIRDWDAKWYAEKEYAEYLHEDLKIRKFVSSRLADAAVSKVEIERAAKRVNVSLHTAKPGMVIGKGGSEVENIRKELVKLTGRKANEIHINIVEIKKPDLDAKLVAEGIARQLENRVAFRRAQKQAITRTMRSGAKGIKTQVSGRLNGADIARAEGYSEGTVPLHTLRADIDYAWEEADTTYGKLGVKVWIYRGEVLPTLKNTEKGGK; encoded by the coding sequence GTGGGCCAAAAAATTAATCCTACAGGACTTCGTGTCGGCGTTATCCGTGACTGGGACGCTAAATGGTATGCTGAAAAAGAGTATGCTGAATACTTACACGAAGATTTAAAAATTCGTAAGTTTGTCTCATCAAGACTTGCCGATGCCGCTGTTTCAAAAGTGGAAATCGAACGTGCTGCAAAACGCGTGAACGTTTCACTTCACACAGCTAAACCAGGAATGGTTATTGGTAAAGGTGGATCTGAAGTTGAGAACATTAGAAAAGAATTAGTTAAATTAACTGGTAGAAAAGCTAATGAAATCCATATCAACATTGTGGAAATCAAAAAACCAGATTTAGATGCCAAATTAGTAGCGGAAGGAATTGCACGTCAGTTAGAAAACCGTGTTGCATTCCGTCGTGCTCAAAAGCAAGCAATTACTCGTACAATGAGATCAGGAGCTAAAGGGATTAAAACTCAAGTTTCAGGTCGTTTAAATGGTGCAGACATCGCTCGTGCTGAAGGTTATTCTGAAGGTACAGTGCCATTGCATACATTACGTGCAGATATTGACTATGCATGGGAAGAAGCAGATACTACATACGGAAAACTAGGAGTTAAAGTGTGGATTTATCGCGGAGAAGTTCTTCCAACACTAAAAAACACTGAGAAAGGAGGGAAATAA
- the rpsM gene encoding 30S ribosomal protein S13, with translation MARIAGVDIPRDKRIVISLTYIYGIGKTTAQKVLATAGVSEDIRVRELTNDQLDKIRAEVDTLKVEGDLRRETNLNIKRLMEIGSYRGIRHRRGLPTRGQNTKNNARTRKGPARSIAGKKK, from the coding sequence ATGGCTCGTATTGCAGGAGTAGATATCCCTCGTGACAAACGCATTGTTATTTCATTAACATACATCTATGGTATTGGAAAAACAACTGCTCAAAAAGTCTTAGCGACTGCCGGAGTATCTGAAGATATTCGTGTTCGTGAATTAACGAATGATCAATTAGATAAAATCCGTGCAGAAGTGGATACATTAAAAGTTGAAGGTGACTTACGTCGCGAAACAAACTTAAATATCAAACGTTTGATGGAAATCGGTTCATACCGCGGAATCCGTCATCGTCGTGGATTACCAACTCGTGGACAAAACACGAAAAATAATGCACGAACTCGTAAAGGCCCAGCTCGTTCTATCGCTGGTAAGAAAAAATAA
- the rpsE gene encoding 30S ribosomal protein S5, translating to MVYIDPKGLELEDRVVAINRVTKVVKGGRRLRFAALVVVGDRNGHVGFGTGKAQEVPEAIRKAIEDAKKNLIEVPMVGSTIPHEVIGVYSGGRIMMKPAVAGAGVAAGGPVRAVLELAGVADVTSKSLGSNTPINVIRATVEGLARLKRAEEVAELRGKSVEEILG from the coding sequence ATGGTTTATATTGATCCAAAAGGTTTGGAATTAGAAGACCGCGTTGTTGCGATTAACCGTGTTACAAAAGTTGTTAAAGGTGGACGTCGTCTACGTTTTGCTGCTTTAGTCGTGGTTGGTGACAGAAATGGTCACGTTGGATTTGGTACAGGTAAAGCTCAAGAAGTACCTGAAGCAATCCGTAAAGCAATTGAAGATGCTAAGAAAAACTTAATCGAAGTACCAATGGTTGGTTCTACAATCCCTCACGAAGTTATCGGAGTATACAGTGGTGGACGCATCATGATGAAACCTGCTGTTGCCGGTGCTGGAGTTGCCGCTGGTGGCCCCGTTCGTGCCGTATTGGAATTAGCTGGTGTAGCTGATGTTACAAGCAAATCATTAGGTTCTAACACACCTATCAATGTGATTCGCGCTACTGTAGAAGGTTTAGCTCGTTTAAAACGTGCTGAAGAAGTAGCTGAATTACGTGGTAAAAGTGTGGAAGAAATTTTAGGATAA
- the infA gene encoding translation initiation factor IF-1 — protein MAKEDVIEIEGTVVETLPNAMFKVELENGHEILAHVSGKIRMHYIRILPGDKVTVELSPYDLSRGRITYRFK, from the coding sequence GTGGCGAAAGAAGATGTGATTGAAATTGAAGGTACAGTCGTCGAAACTTTGCCGAATGCAATGTTTAAAGTAGAACTTGAGAACGGACATGAAATTTTAGCGCATGTTTCTGGTAAAATCAGAATGCATTATATTCGTATCCTTCCAGGAGATAAAGTGACTGTAGAATTATCACCGTATGATTTATCACGCGGTCGCATTACTTATCGCTTTAAATAA
- a CDS encoding type Z 30S ribosomal protein S14 — protein sequence MAKKSMIAKNKRPAKFSTQEYTRCERCGRPHSVYRKFKLCRICFRELAYKGQIPGVKKASW from the coding sequence TTGGCTAAAAAATCAATGATTGCTAAAAACAAACGTCCTGCAAAATTCTCAACACAAGAATATACGCGTTGTGAACGTTGTGGCCGTCCACATTCAGTTTATCGTAAATTTAAACTTTGCCGTATTTGCTTCCGCGAACTTGCCTATAAAGGACAAATTCCCGGCGTGAAGAAAGCTAGCTGGTAA
- the rplX gene encoding 50S ribosomal protein L24, with translation MFVKKGDKVKVITGKDKNKEGVVLTAFPKQDRVIVEGVNMIKKHQKPSAAAPQGGIVETEASIHVSNVMVIDPSNGEPTRVGFKDIDGKKVRVSKRTGEVLDK, from the coding sequence ATGTTTGTTAAAAAAGGCGATAAAGTAAAAGTTATCACTGGTAAAGACAAAAATAAAGAAGGCGTAGTATTAACTGCGTTTCCTAAACAAGATCGTGTCATCGTTGAAGGTGTTAACATGATCAAAAAACATCAAAAACCTAGCGCTGCGGCTCCTCAAGGAGGAATCGTTGAAACAGAAGCATCAATTCACGTGTCAAACGTGATGGTAATTGACCCATCAAACGGCGAACCAACTCGTGTTGGATTCAAAGATATCGATGGTAAAAAAGTACGTGTTTCTAAACGCACAGGTGAAGTATTAGATAAGTAG
- the rplP gene encoding 50S ribosomal protein L16 gives MLVPKRVKYRREFRGKMRGEAKGGKEVAFGEYGLQAVDSSWITNRQIEAARIAMTRYMKRGGKVWIKIFPHKSYTSKAIGVRMGKGKGAPEGWVAPVKRGKIMFEIAGVPEEVAREALRLASHKLPVKTKIVKREEMGGESNEG, from the coding sequence ATGTTAGTACCTAAACGTGTGAAATACCGTCGTGAGTTTAGAGGTAAAATGCGTGGAGAAGCTAAAGGTGGTAAAGAGGTAGCATTTGGAGAATACGGCTTACAAGCTGTTGATTCAAGCTGGATTACTAACCGCCAAATTGAGGCAGCACGTATCGCTATGACTCGTTATATGAAACGTGGCGGGAAAGTATGGATTAAAATTTTCCCTCATAAATCTTATACATCAAAAGCAATTGGCGTTCGTATGGGTAAAGGTAAAGGAGCTCCTGAAGGATGGGTTGCACCAGTTAAACGTGGTAAAATCATGTTTGAAATTGCTGGCGTACCAGAAGAAGTTGCTCGTGAAGCATTAAGACTTGCTTCTCACAAATTACCTGTTAAAACTAAGATTGTAAAACGTGAGGAAATGGGTGGTGAATCGAATGAAGGTTAA
- the rplN gene encoding 50S ribosomal protein L14 — protein MIQTESRLRVADNSGAREVLTIKVLGGSGRKTANIGDIIVATVKQATPGGVVKKGEIVKAVIVRSKTGARRTDGSYIKFDENACVIIRDDKSPRGTRIFGPVARELRDSNFMKIISLAPEVL, from the coding sequence GTGATCCAAACAGAAAGTCGTTTGAGAGTAGCTGATAACTCAGGTGCTCGTGAGGTTCTAACAATTAAAGTGTTAGGCGGATCAGGACGTAAGACAGCCAACATTGGTGATATTATTGTGGCTACGGTTAAACAAGCAACGCCAGGTGGTGTTGTTAAAAAAGGTGAAATCGTTAAAGCTGTTATCGTTAGAAGTAAAACAGGAGCTCGTCGTACAGACGGTTCTTACATTAAATTCGATGAAAATGCATGTGTAATCATCCGTGACGACAAGAGTCCTCGTGGAACACGTATTTTCGGACCAGTCGCTCGTGAATTACGTGATAGCAATTTCATGAAAATTATTTCACTAGCACCAGAAGTATTATAA
- the rplR gene encoding 50S ribosomal protein L18, whose translation MISKPDKNKVRQKRHGRVRAKISGTAECPRLNVFRSNKNIYAQLIDDVAGVTLASASTLEVTGGNKTESASAVGASIAKKATEKGIKEVVFDRGGYLYHGRVAALAEAARENGLEF comes from the coding sequence GTGATTTCAAAACCAGATAAGAATAAAGTACGCCAAAAGAGACATGGTCGCGTACGTGCGAAAATCTCTGGTACTGCTGAGTGCCCACGCTTGAACGTTTTCCGTTCTAACAAAAACATCTACGCACAATTAATTGATGACGTAGCGGGTGTGACGCTAGCAAGTGCCTCTACCTTAGAAGTTACAGGTGGAAACAAAACTGAATCTGCTTCAGCTGTTGGTGCATCAATCGCCAAAAAAGCAACTGAAAAAGGTATCAAAGAAGTAGTTTTTGACCGTGGTGGTTACCTTTACCATGGCCGTGTTGCAGCACTAGCTGAAGCAGCACGTGAAAACGGACTAGAATTTTAG
- the rplO gene encoding 50S ribosomal protein L15 — MKLHELKPSEGSRHVRNRVGRGTSSGNGKTAGRGQKGQKARSGGGVRLGFEGGQTPLFQRLPKRGFTNINRKEYAVINLETLNRFEDGTEVTPAMLVESGIIKDEKAGIKVLAKGELTKKLTVKAAKFSDSAKAAIEAAGGSIEVI; from the coding sequence ATGAAACTTCATGAGTTAAAACCTTCAGAAGGTTCAAGACATGTACGTAATCGTGTAGGTCGCGGAACTTCATCTGGTAATGGTAAAACAGCTGGCCGTGGTCAAAAAGGACAAAAAGCTCGTTCAGGTGGTGGAGTACGTTTAGGATTTGAGGGTGGTCAAACACCATTATTCCAACGTTTACCAAAACGTGGATTTACTAACATCAACCGTAAAGAGTACGCTGTTATCAACTTAGAAACTCTTAACAGATTTGAAGATGGAACAGAGGTAACACCAGCTATGCTTGTTGAATCTGGTATCATCAAAGATGAAAAAGCAGGAATTAAAGTATTAGCTAAAGGTGAATTAACTAAGAAATTAACAGTGAAAGCTGCTAAATTCTCTGATTCAGCTAAAGCTGCTATCGAAGCTGCTGGCGGTTCAATCGAGGTGATCTAA
- the secY gene encoding preprotein translocase subunit SecY — MFKLLKDGFKVKEIRQKIFFTLFILLSFRIGSHITVPGVDARALVQLSDNPLFNMMNTVSGSAMKNFSLFAMGVSPYITASIVIQLLQMDIVPRFVEWSKQGETGRRKLSQATRYLTLVLGFVQSIAITAGFNQFASTYDFVDKPDVTTYLTIGIILTAGTMLVTWMGEQITEKGIGNGVSMMIFAGIIAQLPRGILNLYEDYFVNISPDKLGQSALFVAGLVLAILIIVTFVTYVQQAERKIPIQYTKRVAGAPQSSYLPLKVNAAGVIPVIFASSLISTPSAIMQLFASTKGDETWFKVLSEMFNYSTLPGGILYTLLIISFTFFYAFVQVNPEKVAENLQKQGSYIPSVRPGKGTEDYLSSLLLRLSTVGSIFLALVAIIPIVAQNVWNLPASIGLGGTSLLIAIGVALETAKQLEGLLMKRKYTGFIVK; from the coding sequence ATGTTTAAACTATTGAAAGATGGTTTTAAAGTAAAAGAGATTCGTCAAAAAATATTTTTTACTTTGTTCATTTTATTATCTTTTAGAATTGGTTCTCATATCACTGTCCCTGGTGTTGATGCGCGAGCATTAGTTCAGCTAAGTGATAATCCATTATTTAATATGATGAATACAGTTAGTGGTAGTGCTATGAAAAACTTCTCATTGTTCGCAATGGGAGTTTCGCCATATATAACCGCTTCTATCGTTATTCAATTGTTACAGATGGATATTGTACCTAGATTTGTTGAATGGTCAAAACAAGGTGAGACGGGACGTCGTAAATTAAGTCAAGCTACGCGTTATTTAACATTAGTATTGGGCTTTGTTCAATCTATTGCCATAACAGCAGGGTTTAATCAATTTGCTAGTACCTATGATTTTGTTGATAAGCCAGATGTAACAACCTATTTAACGATTGGAATCATTTTAACTGCAGGGACGATGCTTGTAACTTGGATGGGTGAACAAATTACGGAAAAAGGAATTGGTAACGGAGTTTCAATGATGATTTTTGCTGGGATTATAGCCCAATTACCAAGAGGAATTCTGAATCTTTACGAGGATTACTTCGTAAATATTTCTCCTGATAAATTAGGTCAATCTGCATTATTTGTTGCGGGACTTGTGCTTGCTATTCTAATTATCGTAACATTTGTCACTTATGTTCAACAAGCTGAAAGAAAAATTCCTATTCAGTACACAAAGCGTGTTGCAGGAGCACCACAAAGTAGCTATTTACCTTTAAAAGTAAATGCAGCTGGGGTTATCCCAGTAATCTTTGCAAGTTCCCTGATTTCAACACCAAGTGCCATCATGCAATTATTTGCAAGCACAAAAGGGGATGAAACTTGGTTTAAAGTTTTATCTGAAATGTTTAATTATTCTACCTTACCAGGTGGAATACTGTATACCTTACTGATTATCTCATTCACTTTCTTCTATGCATTTGTTCAAGTGAATCCTGAGAAAGTTGCCGAAAACTTGCAAAAGCAAGGCAGCTATATTCCAAGTGTGCGTCCGGGTAAAGGAACTGAAGATTATTTATCTTCACTTTTACTAAGATTAAGTACAGTTGGCTCAATATTCCTTGCACTTGTTGCAATCATTCCGATTGTGGCACAAAATGTTTGGAACTTACCAGCTTCGATTGGTTTGGGTGGAACAAGTCTTTTAATTGCCATAGGAGTAGCGTTAGAAACTGCGAAACAATTAGAAGGATTGTTGATGAAACGTAAATATACAGGTTTTATCGTCAAGTAA
- the rpsH gene encoding 30S ribosomal protein S8, whose amino-acid sequence MVMTDPIADFLTRIRNANMVKHDMLEVPASKIKFDIAEILKREGFIRDVEKIEDDKQGIIRVFLKYGKNEERVITNLKRISKPGLRAYVKSDDVPKVLNGLGIAIISTSEGVITDKEARERNIGGEVIAYVW is encoded by the coding sequence ATGGTCATGACAGATCCAATCGCAGACTTTTTAACTCGCATTCGTAATGCGAACATGGTTAAACATGATATGTTAGAAGTACCTGCATCAAAAATTAAATTTGATATCGCTGAAATCTTGAAACGTGAAGGATTCATCCGCGACGTTGAAAAAATTGAAGATGATAAACAAGGCATCATTCGCGTATTCTTAAAATACGGAAAAAATGAAGAACGTGTAATCACGAACTTAAAACGTATTTCTAAACCAGGTTTACGTGCTTATGTGAAATCTGATGATGTACCTAAAGTTTTAAACGGCTTAGGTATTGCTATCATTTCAACTTCTGAAGGTGTTATCACTGATAAAGAAGCTAGAGAACGTAACATTGGTGGAGAAGTTATCGCATACGTGTGGTAA
- the rpmJ gene encoding 50S ribosomal protein L36: MKVRPSVKPICEKCKVIRRKGRVMVICENPKHKQRQG, encoded by the coding sequence ATGAAAGTAAGACCATCAGTAAAACCAATTTGCGAAAAATGTAAAGTAATTCGTCGTAAGGGACGCGTTATGGTTATTTGCGAAAATCCAAAACATAAACAACGTCAAGGATAA
- a CDS encoding adenylate kinase: MNLIIMGLPGAGKGTQAERIIDTYGIPHISTGDMFRDAMKNETALGLEAKSYIDKGALVPDEVTNGIVKDRLSEPDTKAGFLLDGFPRTIEQTHALEEILKSLGKQIDAVINIHVEEDVLIERLAGRFICRDCGATYHKVNNKPKVEGTCDRCGGHDFYQREDDKPETVKNRLAVNITGSAPILDFYKNGNLLNTIDGNRDISLVFDDVKAIIDTI, from the coding sequence ATGAATCTCATTATAATGGGGCTACCAGGTGCTGGTAAAGGCACTCAGGCAGAACGTATTATTGATACTTACGGAATTCCACATATTTCTACTGGAGATATGTTCCGTGATGCTATGAAAAATGAAACTGCTTTGGGATTGGAAGCTAAATCTTATATAGATAAGGGCGCGTTAGTTCCAGACGAAGTAACAAATGGTATTGTGAAGGATCGTTTATCAGAGCCAGATACAAAAGCTGGTTTCTTATTAGATGGGTTTCCTCGTACTATTGAACAAACACATGCTTTGGAAGAAATTCTAAAAAGTTTAGGCAAACAAATTGATGCCGTAATTAATATTCATGTAGAGGAAGATGTTTTAATTGAACGTCTTGCTGGTCGTTTTATTTGTCGCGATTGTGGTGCTACGTATCACAAAGTTAATAATAAACCTAAAGTCGAAGGAACGTGTGATCGTTGTGGAGGTCATGATTTCTATCAACGTGAAGATGATAAACCTGAAACGGTTAAAAATCGTCTAGCTGTTAATATAACAGGTAGTGCACCAATTCTAGACTTCTACAAAAACGGTAATCTTTTAAACACAATCGATGGAAATCGCGATATTAGTCTTGTCTTTGATGACGTTAAAGCCATTATTGATACGATCTAA
- the rpsK gene encoding 30S ribosomal protein S11, translating into MVAKKVSRKRRVKKNIESGIAHIHSTFNNTIVMITDVHGNAISWSSAGALGFRGSKKSTPFAAQMAAEAATKVAMEHGLKTVDVTVKGPGSGREAAIRSLQATGLEVTAIRDVTPVPHNGCRPPKRRRV; encoded by the coding sequence ATGGTAGCAAAAAAGGTTAGCAGAAAACGCCGTGTGAAAAAGAATATTGAATCTGGGATTGCACATATCCATTCAACATTCAACAATACAATCGTTATGATTACTGATGTACATGGGAATGCTATTTCTTGGTCATCAGCTGGAGCTTTAGGTTTCAGAGGCAGTAAAAAATCAACTCCTTTTGCAGCTCAAATGGCAGCAGAAGCAGCAACTAAAGTTGCAATGGAACATGGTTTAAAAACTGTTGATGTAACAGTTAAAGGACCAGGTTCAGGACGTGAAGCAGCAATTCGTTCATTACAAGCAACAGGATTAGAAGTGACAGCAATTCGTGACGTCACTCCAGTTCCTCATAATGGATGCCGCCCTCCAAAACGCCGTCGTGTTTAA
- the rplE gene encoding 50S ribosomal protein L5, whose translation MNRLKAKYVKEITPSLMEKFNYTSVMQTPKVEKIVINMGVGDAVNNVKNLDKAVEELTLISGQKPVITKARKSIAGFRLREGMPIGCKVTLRGERMYEFLDKLVTVSLPRVRDFHGVSNKSFDGRGNFTLGVKEQLIFPEVDYDLVDKVRGMDIVVVTTANTDEESRELLTQLGMPFQK comes from the coding sequence ATGAACCGCCTAAAAGCAAAATATGTTAAAGAAATCACTCCATCATTAATGGAGAAATTCAATTATACATCTGTAATGCAAACACCTAAAGTTGAAAAGATTGTTATCAACATGGGTGTCGGTGATGCAGTAAATAACGTAAAAAACTTAGACAAAGCTGTTGAGGAGTTAACATTAATTTCTGGTCAAAAACCAGTTATTACAAAAGCTAGAAAATCTATCGCTGGTTTCCGTCTACGTGAAGGTATGCCAATCGGCTGTAAAGTAACTTTACGTGGCGAAAGAATGTATGAATTCTTAGACAAACTAGTAACAGTTTCTCTACCTCGTGTACGTGACTTCCACGGTGTAAGTAATAAATCATTTGACGGTCGTGGTAACTTCACATTGGGAGTTAAAGAACAATTAATTTTCCCAGAAGTAGATTACGATTTAGTAGATAAAGTACGTGGTATGGACATCGTTGTTGTTACAACTGCTAACACAGATGAAGAATCACGTGAATTATTAACACAACTTGGAATGCCATTCCAAAAATAA
- the rpsS gene encoding 30S ribosomal protein S19, whose protein sequence is MGRSLKKGPFIDEHLMKKVEAQKDSEKKSVIKTWSRRSTIFPNFVGYTIAVYDGRKHVPVYIQEDMVGHKLGEFAPTRTYRGHVADDKKTKR, encoded by the coding sequence ATGGGCCGTAGTTTGAAGAAGGGACCTTTTATTGATGAGCATTTAATGAAAAAGGTTGAAGCTCAAAAAGATTCTGAAAAGAAAAGTGTTATCAAAACATGGTCACGTCGTTCAACAATTTTCCCTAACTTTGTAGGGTATACAATTGCTGTCTACGATGGACGTAAACATGTTCCAGTCTATATTCAAGAAGACATGGTAGGACACAAATTAGGTGAATTTGCACCAACAAGAACATATCGTGGTCACGTTGCCGACGATAAAAAAACAAAACGCTAA
- the rplV gene encoding 50S ribosomal protein L22 — protein MSEQIISARATAKTVRTSPRKSRIVIDLIRGKSVAEAISILKFTPNKAAGVIEKVLMSAVANAENNYDLDVEKLVVSEAFVNEGPTMKRFRPRAKGSASPINKRTSHLTVVVTEK, from the coding sequence ATGTCAGAACAAATCATTTCAGCAAGAGCAACTGCGAAAACAGTTCGTACTTCACCTCGTAAGTCTCGTATCGTAATCGATTTAATCAGAGGGAAAAGCGTAGCAGAAGCTATCTCAATCTTAAAATTCACGCCTAATAAAGCGGCGGGAGTTATTGAAAAAGTATTGATGTCAGCTGTTGCCAATGCAGAAAACAACTATGATTTAGACGTTGAAAAATTGGTAGTATCTGAAGCATTTGTTAACGAAGGACCAACTATGAAACGTTTCCGTCCTCGTGCGAAAGGTTCAGCATCACCAATCAACAAAAGAACAAGTCATCTTACAGTAGTAGTGACAGAGAAGTAA
- the rplF gene encoding 50S ribosomal protein L6 — protein MSRIGNKVVIIPAGVTVTQNGDDVTVKGPKGELTRTFAKNITMNIEGNEVTFTRPNDNKENRAMHGTMRANFNNMVVGVSEGFEKALELIGVGYRAQLQGSKLVLNVGYSHPVEFVAPEGVTIEVPANTKVIVKGANKEHVGELAANIRGVRPPEPYKGKGIRYEGEFVRRKEGKTGK, from the coding sequence ATGAGCCGTATTGGTAATAAAGTAGTCATCATTCCTGCAGGTGTTACAGTAACACAAAACGGAGATGACGTAACAGTTAAAGGACCTAAAGGTGAATTAACTCGTACTTTCGCTAAAAATATTACAATGAATATTGAAGGTAATGAAGTAACTTTCACACGTCCGAATGACAATAAAGAAAATCGTGCGATGCATGGAACAATGCGTGCCAACTTCAACAACATGGTTGTTGGTGTAAGTGAAGGCTTTGAAAAAGCATTAGAACTTATCGGGGTTGGTTACCGTGCCCAATTACAAGGATCAAAACTTGTACTTAACGTTGGATACTCTCATCCAGTTGAGTTTGTTGCTCCAGAAGGCGTAACAATTGAAGTTCCTGCAAACACAAAAGTTATCGTTAAGGGTGCTAACAAAGAACACGTTGGCGAATTAGCGGCTAACATCCGTGGAGTACGTCCTCCAGAACCTTATAAAGGTAAAGGAATTCGTTATGAAGGCGAATTTGTACGACGTAAAGAAGGTAAAACTGGTAAATAA
- the rpmC gene encoding 50S ribosomal protein L29, with translation MKVKDIKELTTAEMLVKEKEFKEELFNLRFQLATGQLENTARIQEVRKSIARIKTVLREQEK, from the coding sequence ATGAAGGTTAAAGATATCAAAGAGTTAACCACTGCCGAAATGCTTGTCAAAGAAAAGGAATTTAAAGAAGAATTATTCAACTTAAGATTCCAACTTGCTACAGGTCAGCTAGAAAACACTGCGCGTATTCAAGAAGTGCGTAAATCGATTGCACGCATTAAAACAGTGTTGCGTGAACAAGAAAAGTAA